From a region of the Methyloprofundus sp. genome:
- a CDS encoding plasmid replication initiator RepB produces MKKIKKKPALSSLIVTQANELVESRYNLSLGEQRLIFTMIARIQPDDEDFKPYSISISQLAEFLGINNNHMYADCKKMTKKLLGKVVEIQEENRLLQTHWVSSADYIDGTGVVKLTFDPLLKPYLLQLKGSFTSSKLEMLLCFKSQYTMRMYMLLKQYERLQVREIELLELRQILGIRVEQYEKYANFKKNILQTTQKELEAKADLYFEFEEVKYGRGVGAIIFYIHRKTVPEKVKRIPKTTATSTQSKVTELEQLLSLVLTEHQPKKTVISGIQLFLKKEDFVYVKRNILYSNHKADKSYAGFLNKALKEDWGHDWELDQQQAIKNKPKEIWERQGFSSESEYDQFMYEQQMASLGKT; encoded by the coding sequence ATGAAAAAAATAAAGAAAAAGCCTGCACTTTCTTCATTAATTGTAACGCAAGCAAATGAGTTGGTTGAGTCACGTTATAACCTTAGTTTAGGGGAGCAACGACTTATTTTTACTATGATTGCCAGAATTCAACCGGATGATGAAGATTTTAAACCCTATAGCATTAGCATATCTCAACTAGCTGAATTTTTAGGGATAAATAACAATCATATGTATGCAGATTGTAAAAAAATGACTAAAAAATTATTGGGAAAAGTTGTTGAAATACAAGAAGAAAACCGGCTTTTACAAACACATTGGGTTTCATCGGCTGATTATATAGATGGCACCGGGGTTGTGAAATTAACCTTTGACCCTTTGTTAAAGCCTTATCTATTACAACTAAAAGGGAGTTTCACATCGAGCAAGCTGGAGATGCTATTATGCTTTAAAAGCCAATACACTATGCGTATGTATATGCTATTGAAACAGTATGAACGCTTACAAGTTCGTGAAATTGAATTACTTGAATTACGCCAAATATTAGGTATTCGAGTAGAACAATATGAAAAATATGCCAATTTTAAAAAAAATATTCTACAAACTACACAAAAAGAATTAGAAGCCAAAGCTGATTTATATTTTGAATTTGAGGAAGTTAAATATGGGCGTGGTGTTGGTGCAATCATATTTTATATACATAGGAAAACAGTCCCCGAAAAAGTTAAGCGTATCCCTAAAACAACAGCAACATCGACACAATCCAAAGTAACTGAACTGGAACAGCTACTCAGTTTGGTATTAACAGAGCACCAGCCTAAAAAAACGGTGATCTCTGGTATACAGTTGTTCCTTAAAAAAGAAGACTTTGTTTACGTTAAGCGTAATATTTTATACAGCAATCACAAAGCTGATAAATCCTATGCAGGTTTCTTGAATAAAGCCTTAAAAGAAGACTGGGGACACGATTGGGAATTAGATCAACAACAAGCCATCAAAAATAAACCCAAAGAAATTTGGGAGCGCCAAGGTTTTTCTAGCGAATCAGAATATGATCAATTTATGTATGAGCAACAAATGGCCTCTTTAGGGAAAACCTAA
- a CDS encoding chromosome partitioning protein, giving the protein MILLIAGRKGGSGKSTVTMNLAVSLAHDGKDIIIVDADRQSSSASWTLERSTCQPELPKIHCVEKHNNIAETLRDLDTRYEYVLVDPAGRDSEEMRSAMIVADIMIVPLRPSQLDLDTIPELVKIISDSKIINPELKVVSVLSICPTNPMINEINDAREFLSEFPDIMLLKTIICDRKIYRDCVSDGLGVIETSISSESAKKAKKEILDLKLEILNEKSE; this is encoded by the coding sequence ATGATTCTATTAATCGCAGGTCGTAAAGGTGGATCAGGTAAATCTACCGTCACAATGAATCTGGCAGTGTCTTTAGCACATGATGGTAAGGACATTATTATTGTTGATGCAGATAGGCAATCATCGAGTGCTTCTTGGACTTTAGAGCGCTCTACCTGTCAACCGGAATTACCTAAAATACATTGTGTAGAAAAGCACAATAATATTGCTGAAACATTGCGTGATCTGGATACTCGATATGAGTATGTTTTAGTGGATCCAGCAGGTCGTGATTCAGAAGAAATGCGTTCTGCAATGATTGTTGCAGATATTATGATCGTTCCTTTAAGACCATCACAGTTAGATCTAGATACTATTCCCGAATTGGTAAAAATCATTAGTGATTCAAAAATTATTAATCCTGAGTTAAAGGTTGTGAGTGTTTTGTCTATTTGTCCAACTAACCCGATGATTAATGAAATTAATGATGCTAGAGAATTCTTGAGTGAGTTTCCTGACATAATGCTATTAAAAACGATTATTTGTGATCGTAAAATTTACCGTGATTGTGTCAGTGATGGCTTAGGTGTTATCGAAACATCGATATCTAGTGAATCGGCTAAAAAAGCTAAAAAAGAAATATTAGATTTAAAGTTGGAGATACTGAATGAAAAAAGCGAGTGA
- a CDS encoding chromosome partitioning protein, translating to MIILLGGILDKTGKTTLATNLAVIRASSRRDVLLIDTSTQGSTDSWTQIRGGKNINPRVSCIQKFGKGLLNEVKDLATRYQDIIIDAGGQDSIELRSALVVVEKVYIPIQPSQFDILTLSQMDELIESAKEFNPSLQAKIIINRASKIRSVHESEVAVAKKLLANFKNLELANVIIRDQIYYAKSAIEGLSVIELNPKEAQEIEELYQEVFFANNKISQNKEPYSWEQENVREDVTKVYNLRLSESYLLKLKYIAEHTPDSMQKFCINILEKEIDNKINELKK from the coding sequence ATGATTATTTTACTTGGCGGGATTTTAGATAAAACAGGTAAGACTACATTAGCAACTAACTTAGCCGTAATACGTGCAAGTTCCAGACGAGATGTTTTACTAATTGATACCAGTACGCAAGGTAGTACTGACTCTTGGACTCAAATAAGAGGGGGAAAAAATATTAACCCTAGAGTCTCCTGTATTCAAAAATTTGGTAAGGGGCTCTTGAATGAAGTAAAAGATTTAGCAACGCGCTATCAAGATATTATTATTGATGCAGGAGGGCAAGACTCAATTGAACTACGTTCGGCACTGGTAGTGGTTGAAAAAGTCTATATTCCTATCCAGCCTTCACAATTTGATATTTTGACCCTAAGTCAAATGGATGAGCTAATAGAATCGGCTAAGGAATTTAACCCTAGTTTGCAGGCCAAGATCATTATTAATCGAGCATCAAAAATTCGATCAGTACATGAATCAGAAGTAGCAGTAGCAAAAAAACTGTTGGCTAATTTTAAGAACTTGGAACTAGCAAATGTCATTATCAGAGATCAAATTTATTACGCTAAATCTGCTATAGAAGGTCTGTCTGTTATTGAGTTAAACCCTAAAGAAGCACAAGAAATAGAGGAACTATATCAAGAAGTCTTTTTTGCAAATAACAAAATTAGTCAGAACAAAGAACCTTACTCTTGGGAACAAGAGAATGTGAGAGAGGATGTAACCAAGGTTTATAACTTAAGACTATCAGAATCTTATTTATTAAAGCTTAAATATATTGCTGAACATACGCCAGATAGTATGCAGAAGTTTTGTATTAATATTCTTGAGAAAGAAATTGATAATAAGATCAATGAATTAAAAAAATAA